From the genome of Verrucomicrobiia bacterium, one region includes:
- a CDS encoding MoxR family ATPase has protein sequence MLVEPAGSKRPKVTIPPITEVEPLKPAEVAPFAQQLVANMERVIVGKHEPIVLAVATLLAEGHLLVEDVPGVAKTMLGRALAQSAGCTFKRIQCTPDLQPQDVLGEARVDPQTGRTEFVFGPLFSQFVLVDEINRASPRTQAALLEAMGEGMITSERVTYHLQHPFMVIATQNPIEQEGTFPLPEAQKDRFLVRLSLGYPALQDEREMCERFQLGHPIETLKPVATPDQIMRCQQAVRAVKVDAEVCDYLLALVHATRKHPALRLGASPRASLGLFRLAQALAAIEGSATATMAHVRAIAPAVLTHRLIGREDKDTPARRPQDIVAEILAQTDAAATRPT, from the coding sequence GTGCTTGTGGAACCTGCGGGCAGCAAGCGACCTAAAGTCACCATCCCGCCCATCACCGAGGTGGAGCCGTTGAAGCCGGCCGAAGTGGCTCCGTTCGCCCAGCAACTGGTCGCCAACATGGAAAGAGTTATCGTGGGCAAGCACGAGCCCATCGTCCTCGCGGTGGCGACTCTTTTAGCCGAGGGCCATTTGCTCGTGGAGGACGTGCCCGGGGTGGCCAAAACGATGCTGGGCCGCGCGCTGGCCCAGAGTGCCGGCTGCACGTTCAAGCGCATCCAGTGCACGCCCGATTTGCAACCGCAGGATGTGCTCGGCGAGGCGCGCGTGGACCCACAAACCGGCCGGACCGAGTTCGTGTTCGGGCCGCTGTTTTCGCAGTTCGTGCTGGTGGATGAAATCAACCGGGCGAGTCCCCGCACACAGGCGGCGCTGCTGGAGGCCATGGGCGAAGGCATGATCACGTCCGAGCGCGTCACCTACCATTTGCAGCATCCCTTCATGGTGATCGCAACGCAGAATCCCATCGAACAGGAGGGAACTTTTCCGCTGCCCGAAGCGCAAAAGGACCGGTTCCTGGTCCGTCTGAGCCTGGGCTATCCCGCCTTGCAGGATGAACGGGAAATGTGTGAGCGGTTTCAACTGGGGCATCCGATTGAAACGCTCAAGCCCGTGGCTACACCGGACCAAATCATGCGTTGCCAGCAGGCGGTGCGTGCGGTGAAGGTGGACGCAGAGGTGTGCGATTATCTGCTCGCGCTGGTGCATGCCACCCGCAAACACCCGGCCCTGCGCTTGGGCGCCAGCCCGCGGGCGTCGCTGGGATTGTTTCGCCTGGCACAGGCACTCGCCGCGATTGAAGGTTCCGCTACCGCCACCATGGCGCACGTGCGGGCGATTGCCCCCGCCGTGCTCACGCACCGGCTGATCGGGCGGGAGGACAAGGATACGCCTGCTCGCCGGCCGCAGGACATTGTGGCGGAGATTCTCGCCCAAACCGATGCCGCCGCCACGCGCCCGACGTGA